One window of the Polyangiaceae bacterium genome contains the following:
- a CDS encoding polyprenol monophosphomannose synthase, whose translation MSDSAREKHESLGAGCLVVTPTYNERYNLPIFIQAVLGVAPAAHVLVVDDASPDGTGEVADRIAERDKRVSVLHRPSKSGLGTAYLDAFRVGLQNPAYSIFFEMDADLSHDPNYIPSFLNALEAGADAVIGSRNISGGGVEGWGLGRHVLSKGGSIYSRVILGADVRDLTSGYKAFSRAALQTIDLDRVRSNGYSFQIEMTYRALQHGLKVVEVPIVFVDRRAGDSKMSRRIFAEAVGVVWKLRWQALRSKL comes from the coding sequence GTGTCTGATTCCGCGCGAGAGAAGCACGAGTCGCTAGGTGCTGGCTGCCTAGTCGTCACTCCCACCTACAACGAGCGCTACAACCTGCCGATCTTCATTCAGGCGGTGTTGGGCGTGGCCCCTGCGGCGCACGTGCTGGTCGTGGACGACGCATCCCCAGATGGCACTGGAGAGGTCGCCGACCGCATCGCGGAGCGGGACAAGCGCGTTTCCGTGTTGCATCGCCCCTCGAAGTCCGGCTTGGGCACGGCCTATCTCGATGCGTTCCGGGTCGGACTACAGAACCCGGCGTACAGCATCTTCTTCGAGATGGACGCCGACCTCAGCCACGATCCGAACTACATCCCGAGCTTCTTGAACGCGCTCGAGGCCGGCGCAGATGCGGTCATCGGCTCGCGCAACATCAGCGGCGGCGGGGTCGAGGGGTGGGGGTTAGGGCGCCACGTGCTGTCCAAAGGCGGCTCCATCTACTCGCGAGTCATCCTTGGCGCCGACGTGCGGGACCTGACCAGCGGCTACAAGGCGTTCTCGCGCGCTGCTCTCCAGACCATCGACTTGGATCGCGTTCGCTCGAACGGCTACTCATTTCAAATCGAAATGACTTACCGCGCACTGCAGCACGGCTTGAAGGTGGTCGAGGTGCCCATCGTGTTCGTTGACCGCCGCGCGGGTGACAGCAAGATGAGCCGACGCATCTTCGCCGAAGCGGTGGGTGTCGTGTGGAAGCTGCGTTGGCAGGCCCTGCGCAGCAAGTTGTAG